In the genome of Desulfovibrio desulfuricans, one region contains:
- a CDS encoding heme lyase CcmF/NrfE family subunit, giving the protein MYVFAFGLQLIALLAALGGGGLALLQLWQNREDSLPVVEKAHLVISGALLLASALLLHALFWNDFSLAYVASYTDRVLPVFYRLTAFWAGQPGSMLFWGLAVGLSGSVFALTRAYKSLSRPTRLWYWSFFYIIMGFFALILTSWSNPFVLQTPVPADGNGLNPLLQNPGMIFHPPLLFLGYGGFAVPACLALAQSLSGQGSSEGAWFRLSRPFIILAWLFLTAGIVLGAWWAYMELGWGGYWAWDPVENASLVPWLIGTASLHTLIVEDRRGKLGRVNVTMMALTTVSAFFATYLVRSGIIDSVHAFGDGSVGTPLTIFVLSGLVIALWVPFTAPKTGKPLAGLESREGFLTLVAWVLLALAVIILVATMWPVISKLWSTAPRGLDARFYNRVCLPLGALLVVMMAACPWLGWSGGLRNKKGFFVVIGGFVVSASVIWALGYRQPTALVGASAAVGIVLGAVMLLADKANRSHPVTVGALGAHMGMALVAIGIAFSGPYTTDREMLLAKGETGTVGSYTATLLELGEGRRADHEYIAARLQVFKDGKPLGIVAPERRLYDKFGSMQFSEVDVIPGLGNEIYASLLGLDENSRVVVKISVEPLVNWLWIGGTIMCLVPLAGLRRRKNSAPESDDNSAA; this is encoded by the coding sequence ATGTACGTTTTTGCCTTTGGTCTTCAACTGATAGCCCTGCTGGCCGCGCTTGGCGGCGGCGGTCTGGCCCTTCTGCAATTGTGGCAAAACCGGGAAGACTCCCTGCCCGTGGTGGAAAAAGCCCACCTTGTCATCAGCGGCGCGCTGCTGCTGGCCTCGGCCCTGCTGCTGCACGCCCTGTTCTGGAATGACTTCAGCCTTGCATACGTGGCCAGCTATACCGACCGCGTTTTACCGGTGTTTTACCGCCTTACGGCCTTCTGGGCCGGGCAGCCCGGCTCCATGCTCTTCTGGGGGCTGGCCGTGGGCCTGAGCGGCAGCGTCTTTGCCCTCACGCGGGCCTACAAAAGCCTCAGCCGTCCCACTCGCCTGTGGTACTGGAGCTTTTTTTACATCATCATGGGCTTTTTTGCCCTTATCCTCACCAGCTGGAGCAACCCCTTTGTGCTGCAGACGCCCGTGCCCGCAGACGGCAACGGCCTGAACCCCCTGCTGCAAAACCCCGGCATGATTTTTCACCCGCCGCTGCTGTTCCTCGGTTACGGCGGTTTTGCCGTGCCCGCCTGTCTCGCGCTGGCGCAGAGCCTTTCGGGGCAAGGCAGCAGCGAGGGGGCGTGGTTTCGCCTTTCGCGGCCCTTTATCATTCTGGCATGGCTGTTTCTTACCGCAGGCATAGTGCTGGGCGCGTGGTGGGCCTACATGGAGCTGGGCTGGGGCGGCTACTGGGCATGGGACCCGGTGGAAAACGCCTCGCTGGTTCCGTGGCTCATCGGCACGGCCTCGCTGCACACCCTGATTGTTGAAGACCGCCGGGGCAAGCTCGGGCGCGTCAACGTCACCATGATGGCGCTCACCACGGTTTCGGCCTTTTTTGCCACCTATCTGGTGCGCAGCGGCATTATTGATTCGGTGCACGCCTTTGGCGACGGCAGCGTGGGCACGCCCCTGACCATTTTTGTGCTCAGCGGGCTTGTCATTGCCCTGTGGGTTCCCTTTACCGCACCCAAGACGGGCAAGCCCCTTGCCGGGCTTGAGAGCCGCGAGGGTTTTCTTACCCTTGTGGCCTGGGTTTTACTGGCGCTGGCCGTAATTATTCTGGTGGCCACCATGTGGCCTGTCATCAGCAAGCTGTGGTCCACCGCGCCGCGCGGCCTTGACGCCCGTTTTTACAACCGCGTGTGTCTGCCCCTGGGCGCGCTGCTGGTGGTCATGATGGCCGCCTGTCCGTGGCTTGGCTGGAGTGGCGGCCTGCGCAACAAAAAGGGCTTTTTTGTGGTGATCGGCGGCTTTGTGGTCAGCGCCTCGGTCATCTGGGCGCTGGGCTACCGCCAGCCTACGGCGCTGGTGGGCGCTTCCGCCGCCGTGGGTATTGTGCTTGGGGCCGTCATGCTGCTGGCCGACAAGGCCAACCGTTCCCATCCCGTTACCGTGGGCGCGCTGGGTGCGCATATGGGCATGGCCCTGGTGGCCATTGGCATTGCCTTTTCCGGCCCGTACACTACAGACCGCGAAATGTTGCTCGCAAAGGGCGAAACCGGCACTGTGGGCAGCTATACGGCCACCCTGCTTGAGCTGGGCGAGGGCCGCCGCGCCGACCACGAATATATCGCCGCGCGGCTGCAGGTCTTCAAGGACGGCAAGCCGCTGGGCATTGTAGCGCCGGAACGCCGCCTGTACGACAAGTTTGGCAGCATGCAGTTTTCGGAAGTGGACGTGATTCCCGGTCTTGGCAACGAAATCTATGCTTCGCTGCTGGGGCTGGACGAAAATTCCAGGGTTGTGGTCAAGATCAGCGTAGAGCCGCTGGTCAACTGGCTGTGGATCGGCGGCACGATCATGTGCCTGGTGCCGCTGGCCGGTCTGCGTCGCCGCAAAAATTCCGCGCCGGAGTCGGACGACAACAGCGCGGCCTAG
- a CDS encoding cytochrome c maturation protein CcmE: protein MARKKNTGIYIAALLLFLGGVGYLAYSGFSENSVYFLNVSEAKASTPEKLVAARLFGTVAEEGIEKHRGAPGVSFRLEDKDNASQTIEISYSGAVPDTFKAGAEVIVEGGMGAEGRFQAKTLMTKCPSKYQKENRS from the coding sequence ATGGCCCGTAAAAAAAACACAGGCATCTACATAGCCGCGCTGCTGCTCTTTTTGGGCGGGGTGGGCTATCTTGCATATTCCGGCTTTTCTGAAAACAGCGTGTACTTTCTGAATGTGTCGGAAGCCAAGGCCTCTACGCCCGAAAAGCTCGTGGCCGCGCGGCTGTTTGGCACTGTTGCCGAAGAGGGCATTGAAAAGCACCGGGGCGCGCCCGGTGTGAGCTTTCGCCTTGAAGACAAGGACAACGCCAGCCAGACTATTGAAATAAGCTATTCCGGCGCTGTGCCGGATACCTTCAAGGCCGGGGCGGAAGTGATTGTTGAAGGCGGCATGGGTGCGGAGGGCCGTTTTCAGGCCAAGACGCTCATGACCAAGTGCCCCTCCAAATACCAGAAAGAGAATCGCAGCTAG
- a CDS encoding hemolysin family protein, with protein sequence MLTLVLAVVIAVAVSFTCSLLETVLYSLSWSTIERLRKSGSKAGELLYSLRTQVDKPIAAILTLNTIANTAGATVAGAAFLSVYGSEYMSVFAVGFTVLILTMGEILPKNLGVSKAEPIAVLLARPLAIMVKVMTPLLWVTSMITRLVAPPPAGPVISEDDIRAVTSLSRQAGRIKPYEEAFIRNVLALDQKRVREIMTPRTVVFELADDMTVEQAYTDQRTWHFSRIPVYGDNNEDIVGVVERRTLGRCVNEGRKNVALGKIMRPAHFIIENQTLDVLLHDLLKARVHLFVVLDEYGGLAGVVSLEDVLEEILGSEIVDESDNVDDLRALARQRRREVSAGRQG encoded by the coding sequence ATGCTCACCCTTGTTCTGGCTGTTGTTATTGCTGTTGCCGTTTCCTTTACCTGTTCGCTGCTTGAAACGGTGCTCTATTCCCTCTCCTGGTCGACCATCGAGCGGTTGCGCAAATCAGGCAGCAAGGCAGGCGAGCTGCTGTACAGCCTGCGCACGCAGGTGGACAAACCCATAGCCGCCATCCTTACCCTCAACACCATTGCCAACACCGCCGGGGCAACCGTGGCGGGCGCGGCTTTTTTGTCCGTGTACGGGTCGGAATACATGTCTGTTTTTGCCGTGGGCTTTACGGTGCTTATCCTCACCATGGGCGAAATTTTGCCCAAAAACCTCGGCGTATCCAAGGCGGAGCCCATTGCCGTGCTGCTGGCCCGCCCCCTTGCCATCATGGTCAAGGTGATGACGCCCCTGCTGTGGGTCACCAGCATGATCACGCGGCTTGTGGCCCCGCCGCCCGCCGGGCCGGTTATTTCAGAAGACGACATCCGCGCCGTCACCAGCCTTTCGCGTCAGGCGGGCCGCATTAAACCCTACGAAGAAGCCTTTATCCGTAATGTGCTGGCGCTGGACCAAAAGCGCGTGCGCGAAATAATGACCCCGCGCACCGTGGTGTTTGAGCTGGCGGACGACATGACGGTCGAGCAGGCCTACACCGATCAGCGCACATGGCACTTCAGCCGCATACCCGTCTACGGCGACAATAATGAAGACATCGTGGGCGTGGTGGAGCGGCGCACCCTTGGCCGCTGCGTCAACGAGGGGCGCAAGAATGTAGCCCTGGGCAAGATTATGCGCCCTGCACATTTTATCATTGAAAATCAAACTCTTGACGTGCTGCTGCACGATCTGCTCAAGGCCAGGGTGCACCTTTTTGTGGTGCTGGACGAATACGGGGGCCTTGCGGGCGTGGTCTCGCTTGAAGACGTGCTCGAAGAAATACTCGGCAGCGAAATTGTGGACGAAAGCGACAATGTGGACGACCTGCGCGCCCTGGCCCGCCAGCGGCGGCGCGAGGTGAGCGCTGGCCGTCAGGGGTAA
- a CDS encoding hydratase gives MIEIVNNSVVIDANGISMAEEARAKGVDIEAARKNSLSARILAAHNTGDDADVLRIRFDAMASHDITYVGIIQTARASGLKEFPVPYALTNCHNSLCAVGGTINEDDHLFGLSAARKYGGIFVPPHLAVIHQYVREMMTRCGGMILGSDSHTRYGALGVMAIGEGGPELVKQLLGKTYDVTNPQKVVVWLEGTPRPGVGPQDVALAIIGAVFKNGFVKNKVMEFMGPGVAGLSVEYRCGIDVMTTETTCLSSIWTTDEKVRDYMTVHGRANDYAELRLEGPACYDGLIRVDLSRIVPMIALPFHPSNVYPVAEVAKHGAELLAEVEAEAQRQFGDAAKGLNMRAKVRDGGVWVDQGIIAGCAGGNFENIALAAAILDGKTTGNQAFNLAVYPASEPQGLALVKNGAAAKLMLAGAVMKTAFCGPCFGAGDTPAHGALSIRHTTRNFPNREGSKPSNGQVSTVALMDARSIAATAANGGRLTPATEIDWSAPALAHADLSYSFEPLIYHSRVYNGFGKAEPQAELVRGPNIADWPSMSPLPEHLLLQVVSVITDPVTTTDELIPSGETSSLRSNPLKLAEYTLSRKDPGYVGRAKDVHALETARLANPGNADLLAKARGLFAVCGLDTLQGAADLRQVGMGSTIFAVKPGDGSAREQAASCQKVLGGWANMAVEYATKRYRSNLINWGMLPFIVDPSLAEALKVGDWLVVPNVRSAVQNAAPSFTGYVAGEDGQAKKISLALKELTSDERKIILDGCLINFYNS, from the coding sequence ATGATCGAAATCGTAAACAATTCCGTTGTGATTGACGCCAACGGCATATCCATGGCCGAAGAAGCCCGCGCCAAGGGCGTGGACATTGAAGCCGCCCGCAAAAACAGTCTTTCCGCGCGCATTCTGGCCGCGCACAATACCGGCGACGATGCCGACGTGCTGCGCATCCGCTTTGACGCCATGGCCTCGCACGACATTACCTATGTGGGCATCATCCAGACGGCCCGCGCCAGCGGCCTCAAGGAATTTCCCGTCCCCTACGCGCTGACCAACTGTCACAACAGCCTGTGCGCCGTGGGCGGCACCATCAACGAGGACGACCACCTCTTCGGCCTTTCCGCCGCGCGCAAGTACGGCGGCATTTTTGTGCCCCCGCATCTGGCGGTCATCCACCAGTACGTGCGCGAAATGATGACCCGGTGCGGCGGCATGATCCTCGGCTCCGACAGCCATACCCGCTACGGCGCGCTGGGCGTCATGGCCATAGGCGAGGGCGGGCCCGAGCTGGTCAAGCAGCTGCTGGGCAAAACCTACGATGTGACCAATCCGCAAAAGGTTGTGGTGTGGCTCGAGGGCACGCCCCGCCCCGGCGTCGGCCCGCAGGACGTGGCCCTGGCCATCATCGGCGCGGTGTTCAAAAACGGCTTTGTCAAAAACAAGGTTATGGAATTCATGGGCCCCGGCGTGGCGGGTCTTTCTGTCGAATACCGCTGCGGCATCGACGTCATGACCACCGAAACCACCTGTCTGTCCTCCATCTGGACCACGGACGAAAAGGTGCGCGACTACATGACCGTGCATGGCCGTGCAAACGACTACGCCGAGCTGCGCCTTGAAGGCCCCGCCTGCTACGACGGACTTATCCGCGTTGACCTGAGCCGCATCGTGCCCATGATCGCCCTGCCCTTCCACCCCAGCAACGTGTACCCCGTGGCCGAAGTGGCCAAACACGGGGCAGAGCTGCTGGCCGAGGTGGAGGCCGAGGCCCAGCGCCAGTTTGGCGACGCGGCCAAAGGCCTGAACATGCGCGCCAAGGTGCGCGACGGCGGCGTGTGGGTTGACCAGGGCATCATTGCTGGCTGCGCGGGCGGCAACTTTGAAAACATCGCTCTTGCCGCCGCCATCCTTGACGGCAAAACCACGGGCAATCAGGCCTTCAACCTGGCCGTCTACCCCGCCAGCGAGCCGCAGGGCCTGGCGCTGGTCAAAAACGGCGCAGCCGCCAAGCTCATGCTGGCTGGCGCAGTGATGAAAACCGCCTTCTGCGGCCCCTGCTTCGGCGCTGGCGACACTCCGGCGCACGGCGCGCTCTCCATCCGGCATACCACCCGCAACTTCCCCAACCGCGAGGGCTCCAAGCCTTCCAACGGGCAGGTCTCCACCGTGGCGCTCATGGACGCCCGCTCCATCGCGGCCACGGCCGCCAACGGCGGCCGCCTAACCCCAGCCACCGAGATTGACTGGTCCGCGCCCGCCCTGGCCCATGCCGACCTTTCGTACAGCTTTGAGCCGCTCATCTACCACAGCCGCGTGTACAACGGCTTTGGCAAGGCAGAACCGCAGGCCGAGCTTGTGCGCGGCCCCAACATCGCCGACTGGCCGAGCATGAGCCCCCTGCCCGAGCACCTGCTGCTGCAGGTGGTGAGCGTCATCACCGACCCTGTCACCACCACGGACGAGCTGATCCCCTCGGGCGAGACCTCGTCCCTGCGCTCCAACCCGCTCAAACTGGCGGAATACACGCTTTCGCGCAAAGACCCCGGTTACGTGGGCCGCGCCAAGGACGTGCACGCTCTGGAAACTGCCCGCCTGGCCAACCCCGGCAACGCCGACCTGCTGGCCAAGGCGCGCGGCCTTTTTGCCGTGTGCGGGCTGGATACGCTGCAGGGTGCCGCCGACCTCAGACAAGTAGGCATGGGTTCCACCATCTTTGCCGTAAAACCCGGCGACGGTTCTGCCCGCGAGCAGGCGGCCTCGTGCCAGAAGGTGCTGGGCGGCTGGGCCAACATGGCCGTGGAATACGCCACCAAGCGCTACCGCTCCAACCTCATCAACTGGGGCATGCTGCCCTTTATCGTTGACCCCTCGCTGGCCGAAGCCCTCAAGGTCGGCGACTGGCTCGTGGTGCCCAACGTGCGCAGCGCCGTGCAGAACGCCGCCCCCAGCTTTACCGGCTACGTGGCGGGCGAAGACGGACAGGCAAAGAAGATCAGCCTTGCCCTCAAGGAACTGACCAGCGACGAACGCAAGATCATCCTCGACGGCTGCCTGATCAACTTCTACAATAGCTAG
- a CDS encoding LysE family translocator — translation MISLETLLLFIPLAAILVMLPGPDFALIAKISLMNGRPQGQAAAVGVALGICVHTTAAMLGISAIIAQSVLWFSILKYVGAAYLVWLGIQALRAGQNAGQPVSAAVVKTAQPGAARPAQRLGLRQWLHFFGQGFLTNVLNPKAVLIFLTFLPQFMDPQAPLAPQFLTLGSILSGLCLFWYVPLAYMLGRIRHIFENSRFQKWMQRCTGLVFIAFGLKLATAQAGAD, via the coding sequence ATGATCTCGCTGGAGACCCTGCTGCTGTTCATCCCGCTGGCAGCCATACTGGTTATGCTGCCGGGGCCGGATTTTGCGCTTATTGCAAAAATTTCACTCATGAATGGCCGCCCGCAGGGGCAGGCCGCCGCCGTGGGCGTGGCCCTTGGCATCTGCGTGCACACCACTGCGGCCATGCTGGGCATTTCGGCCATTATCGCCCAGTCGGTGCTGTGGTTCAGCATTCTCAAATACGTGGGCGCGGCCTATCTGGTGTGGCTGGGCATCCAGGCCCTGCGCGCCGGGCAGAACGCCGGCCAGCCTGTGAGCGCGGCGGTGGTCAAAACGGCGCAGCCCGGTGCCGCCCGCCCCGCGCAACGCCTGGGCCTGCGCCAATGGCTGCACTTTTTTGGCCAGGGGTTTTTGACCAATGTGCTCAACCCCAAGGCCGTGTTGATTTTTTTGACGTTTCTCCCCCAGTTCATGGACCCGCAAGCGCCGCTTGCCCCGCAGTTTCTTACTCTGGGCAGCATCCTGTCGGGTCTGTGTCTGTTCTGGTATGTGCCGCTGGCCTACATGCTGGGCCGCATACGGCACATTTTTGAAAACAGCCGCTTCCAAAAGTGGATGCAGCGCTGTACGGGCCTCGTGTTTATTGCCTTTGGCCTCAAACTGGCCACGGCGCAAGCTGGAGCAGATTAA
- a CDS encoding cytochrome c biogenesis protein: MPKCSALPQILALLGGVAFAACQWLVFAYAPEEVTLGLAQKIFYIHLPMSWWALVSFLVVFGASVAYLWRRNPAADRLAAAAAEVGVLLGGLALVTGMLWARRSWGVWWTWDPRLTTTLIMWFVYAGYLVLRGLDLPPQRRNTVCAVVGVVAFLDVPLVFMSARIWRSIHPAVFGSKGGGLEPEMRVTVMACVACFGLLWAALVWLRKRQLDLRDRLDALAQNGLDA, from the coding sequence ATGCCCAAGTGTTCGGCGCTGCCGCAAATTCTGGCCCTGCTTGGCGGCGTGGCCTTTGCCGCCTGTCAGTGGCTGGTGTTTGCCTACGCTCCTGAGGAAGTTACCCTGGGGCTGGCGCAAAAGATATTTTACATCCACCTGCCCATGTCGTGGTGGGCGCTGGTGAGCTTTTTGGTAGTTTTTGGGGCTTCCGTGGCCTATCTGTGGCGTCGCAACCCTGCGGCGGACCGTCTGGCTGCGGCTGCCGCCGAGGTGGGCGTGCTGCTGGGCGGCCTTGCGCTGGTTACGGGCATGCTGTGGGCGCGCCGCTCGTGGGGCGTGTGGTGGACGTGGGATCCGCGCCTGACTACGACCCTGATCATGTGGTTTGTCTACGCCGGTTATCTGGTCTTGCGCGGGCTTGACCTGCCGCCGCAGCGCCGCAACACGGTGTGCGCCGTGGTGGGCGTGGTGGCCTTTTTGGATGTGCCGCTGGTCTTTATGTCGGCGCGTATCTGGCGCTCCATCCACCCCGCTGTGTTCGGCAGCAAGGGCGGCGGTCTGGAGCCGGAAATGCGCGTCACTGTTATGGCCTGCGTGGCCTGTTTTGGTCTGCTGTGGGCGGCGCTGGTGTGGCTGCGCAAACGCCAGCTCGACCTCAGGGACCGCCTTGACGCCCTTGCGCAAAACGGGCTTGACGCCTGA
- a CDS encoding heme exporter protein CcmB — MLRLMFAMARKDLALTLARGSGLVQALLLGLLLLFVFSLSQGIGERMAPQGAAAVFWISSAFCQVLIFNQLYALEEVNNSRLGLLLCPAPVQAVWLGKGCAGLALLLLAQLVFLPAAVVFLGQDLSGPLPEALLALLLTDIGMCALGSLLGALAQGQAARESLLSIVLFPLLTPLLLAGISVGAQALGAANPDGPGAWLGVAAAFDAVFLGAGLLLFGYIYAGDE, encoded by the coding sequence ATGCTGCGCCTGATGTTTGCCATGGCCCGCAAGGATCTGGCCCTTACGCTGGCGCGGGGCAGCGGTCTGGTGCAGGCCCTGCTGCTGGGTCTGCTGCTGCTGTTTGTGTTCAGCCTCTCGCAGGGCATTGGCGAGCGCATGGCCCCGCAGGGCGCTGCGGCGGTGTTCTGGATAAGCTCCGCTTTTTGTCAGGTGCTTATTTTTAATCAGCTGTACGCGCTGGAAGAGGTCAACAATTCACGCCTCGGGCTTTTGCTGTGCCCCGCGCCCGTGCAGGCCGTGTGGCTTGGCAAGGGTTGCGCCGGGCTGGCGCTGCTGCTGCTGGCGCAGCTTGTCTTTTTGCCCGCCGCCGTGGTTTTTTTGGGGCAGGATCTCAGCGGCCCGCTGCCCGAAGCCCTGCTGGCTCTGCTGCTGACAGATATTGGCATGTGCGCCCTTGGTTCCTTGCTGGGGGCGCTGGCGCAGGGGCAGGCCGCCCGCGAATCGTTGCTGAGCATTGTGCTGTTTCCGCTGCTGACGCCGCTGTTGCTGGCGGGCATCAGCGTGGGGGCGCAGGCCCTTGGTGCGGCTAATCCAGACGGGCCGGGAGCCTGGCTTGGTGTTGCCGCCGCCTTTGACGCCGTGTTTCTGGGCGCTGGGCTGTTGCTGTTTGGATACATCTACGCGGGGGACGAGTAA
- a CDS encoding ABC transporter ATP-binding protein encodes MLELVRVAKVYGVKVVFKDVSCAFAAGSVSLLVGGNGAGKSTLMRIMAGLSRPSAGAARVADHARVGYLGHATFLYPGLSAVENLAFWRDAYGLKLTHDDLMAGLARVGLEAHAHERAGVFSRGMAQRLNLARVLMQAPDVLLLDEPGTGLDAASLALLRREVVAARQRGACVVLISHDLAGDAPLADRLLALEHRKLAYDGIPSGFGGFGLTKTLEGDAAGATAHSQGGPACCA; translated from the coding sequence TTGCTGGAACTTGTGCGCGTCGCCAAGGTCTATGGCGTCAAGGTCGTCTTTAAAGACGTCAGCTGCGCGTTTGCTGCGGGCAGCGTCTCGCTGCTGGTGGGCGGCAACGGCGCGGGCAAAAGCACCCTCATGCGCATCATGGCCGGGCTTTCGCGCCCCAGCGCTGGCGCTGCCAGGGTGGCCGACCATGCGCGCGTGGGCTATCTCGGGCACGCCACCTTTTTGTACCCTGGCCTCAGCGCGGTGGAAAATCTGGCCTTCTGGCGCGACGCATACGGCCTCAAACTGACGCACGACGACCTTATGGCCGGGCTCGCCCGCGTGGGGCTTGAGGCCCACGCCCACGAGCGGGCGGGCGTGTTTTCACGCGGCATGGCCCAGCGCCTCAATCTGGCGCGGGTGCTCATGCAGGCCCCCGACGTGCTCTTGCTGGACGAGCCGGGCACAGGCCTTGATGCGGCCTCGCTGGCCCTGTTGCGGCGCGAGGTTGTCGCCGCCCGGCAGCGCGGGGCTTGCGTGGTGCTCATCAGCCATGATCTGGCGGGCGATGCGCCGCTGGCCGACCGGTTGCTGGCGCTGGAACACCGCAAGCTGGCCTACGACGGCATCCCGTCGGGCTTTGGCGGCTTTGGCCTGACAAAAACGCTGGAGGGCGACGCCGCAGGCGCAACGGCCCATTCTCAGGGAGGCCCCGCATGCTGCGCCTGA
- a CDS encoding CcmD family protein, which yields MDTLTWVIMANAAVWLGIGAYMAFLAARQRSLAARLAQMEMLNHD from the coding sequence ATGGATACACTGACCTGGGTTATCATGGCCAATGCCGCCGTATGGCTTGGCATAGGCGCGTACATGGCCTTTTTGGCTGCGCGTCAGCGCTCGCTGGCCGCCCGTCTTGCCCAGATGGAGATGCTCAATCATGACTGA
- the icd gene encoding NADP-dependent isocitrate dehydrogenase yields MNKRIYWIEGDGIGPEIWKAARPVIEAALAAEHTGINLEWTELLAGDKAVRETGSPLPEATLQTLRTAELAMKGPLGTPVGTGIRSLNVALRQGLDLYACIRPVRHFEGLETPVKHPERVNMVIFRENTEDVYAGVEFAAGTPEARKLITFLREELGVNKVDETAAVGIKPMTEAGSKRLVRRALRFALDQKQQSLTLVHKGNIMKFTEGAFRQWGYDVAAQEFGDLTCTEKEPVAGRLVVKDRIADAMFQEALLRPEQYQILATPNLNGDYISDALAAQVGGLGLAPGVNMSDTLAFYEATHGTAPTIAGKDKANPGSVILCGALMLEHIGAPKAAERIRNAVSKAIAGKAVTEDLAAQVPGSRTVGCVEFGEIIGANL; encoded by the coding sequence ATGAACAAGAGAATCTACTGGATCGAAGGCGACGGCATCGGCCCCGAAATCTGGAAGGCCGCGCGCCCTGTCATTGAAGCTGCCCTGGCCGCGGAACATACCGGCATAAATCTGGAATGGACCGAGCTGCTGGCTGGCGACAAGGCCGTCAGGGAAACCGGCTCTCCCCTGCCCGAGGCAACCCTGCAGACCCTGCGCACCGCCGAGCTGGCCATGAAGGGCCCCCTGGGCACCCCCGTGGGCACGGGCATACGCAGCCTCAACGTGGCCCTGCGCCAGGGGCTTGACCTCTACGCCTGCATCCGCCCGGTGCGCCACTTTGAAGGGCTTGAAACCCCGGTCAAGCACCCCGAGCGGGTCAACATGGTCATCTTTCGCGAGAACACCGAGGACGTCTACGCCGGTGTGGAATTTGCCGCCGGAACCCCCGAAGCCCGCAAGCTTATCACCTTTTTGCGTGAAGAGCTGGGCGTAAACAAGGTGGACGAAACCGCCGCCGTGGGCATCAAGCCCATGACCGAGGCTGGTTCCAAACGCCTGGTGCGCCGCGCCCTGCGCTTTGCCCTTGACCAGAAGCAGCAGAGTCTCACCCTGGTGCACAAGGGCAATATCATGAAGTTTACCGAAGGCGCCTTTCGCCAGTGGGGCTACGACGTGGCCGCGCAGGAATTTGGCGACCTCACCTGCACGGAAAAAGAACCCGTGGCTGGCCGCCTTGTGGTCAAGGACCGCATTGCCGACGCCATGTTTCAGGAGGCGCTGCTGCGCCCCGAGCAGTACCAGATACTCGCCACCCCCAACCTCAACGGCGACTATATCTCCGACGCCCTTGCGGCGCAGGTGGGCGGCCTTGGCCTGGCCCCAGGCGTAAACATGTCGGACACGCTGGCCTTTTACGAAGCCACCCACGGCACTGCCCCCACCATTGCGGGCAAGGACAAGGCCAACCCCGGCAGCGTCATCCTGTGCGGCGCACTCATGCTTGAGCACATCGGCGCGCCCAAGGCCGCCGAGCGCATCCGCAACGCCGTGAGCAAGGCCATTGCGGGCAAGGCGGTGACCGAAGATCTGGCCGCTCAGGTTCCCGGTTCGCGCACCGTGGGCTGCGTCGAATTTGGCGAAATCATCGGCGCAAACCTGTAG